One genomic segment of Candidatus Fukatsuia endosymbiont of Tuberolachnus salignus includes these proteins:
- the osmE gene encoding osmotically-inducible lipoprotein OsmE, producing MKKVMIVCGVVTLVGCTGFSLIKNFGSEPLVTEASKVGATKQHVLQVGGQPRQSQTIRNGSGTCFDYVLQKEGESTPFYVAFNPQGLVTAGGFTTCNNADQQGLLKAGQPNRQIY from the coding sequence ATGAAGAAAGTCATGATCGTTTGCGGTGTCGTCACATTGGTCGGTTGTACTGGTTTCTCACTGATTAAAAATTTTGGTAGTGAACCTCTGGTGACTGAGGCGTCAAAAGTGGGTGCAACCAAACAACATGTTTTACAGGTAGGTGGTCAGCCTAGACAGAGTCAAACCATCCGCAATGGCAGTGGGACATGCTTTGATTACGTGTTACAGAAAGAGGGTGAATCTACACCTTTTTATGTTGCCTTCAATCCACAGGGGCTGGTCACCGCGGGCGGCTTTACTACCTGTAATAATGCGGATCAACAGGGTTTATTAAAAGCCGGCCAACCTAACCGCCAAATTTATTAA
- the ftsB gene encoding cell division protein FtsB: MGKLTLLLLILLGWLQYSLWLGKNGVHDFIRVRNYVMAQESDNHKLKVRNDQLFAEIGDLNIGREAIEERARNELGMIKPNESFYRLVPEQSRNKVKQDNKR; this comes from the coding sequence ATGGGAAAGCTTACGCTGCTATTATTAATTTTGCTTGGCTGGCTACAATATTCACTATGGCTGGGCAAGAACGGTGTTCACGATTTTATCCGTGTCAGAAATTATGTTATGGCGCAAGAGAGCGATAACCATAAACTTAAAGTGCGTAACGATCAGCTGTTTGCGGAAATCGGTGATTTAAATATTGGTCGAGAGGCGATCGAAGAACGTGCGCGCAATGAATTGGGAATGATTAAACCCAATGAAAGTTTTTATCGTCTGGTTCCTGAACAATCAAGGAATAAGGTAAAACAAGATAATAAAAGATGA
- the ispD gene encoding 2-C-methyl-D-erythritol 4-phosphate cytidylyltransferase — MNSLSEVIAVLPAAGIGSRMQTACPKQYLMLRGKTILEHAIEILLYHPIVQRIIVVLNRQDDRFHSLPIAGNAKISVVHGGDQRADSVMAALRHVEKNAKKSMWVLVHDAARPCLHGDDLDLLLNIIGHSKIGGILATPVRDTMKRAIAPVAARATIAHTVERQQLWHALTPQFFPFELLKTCLSRAIDEKAEITDEAAALEYCGYYPQLINGRSDNIKVTYPEDLALAEFYLTYRDHQE, encoded by the coding sequence ATGAATTCTCTTTCTGAAGTGATTGCTGTACTGCCCGCTGCCGGAATTGGCAGTCGTATGCAAACTGCCTGTCCTAAGCAATATCTAATGCTTAGAGGTAAAACGATACTTGAACATGCGATTGAGATCCTGCTGTATCATCCGATTGTGCAACGTATTATTGTGGTGCTTAACCGGCAGGATGATCGATTTCACTCTTTACCGATTGCAGGTAATGCCAAAATCAGCGTAGTTCACGGTGGTGATCAGCGTGCTGATTCGGTGATGGCGGCGTTACGACATGTAGAAAAAAACGCAAAGAAATCCATGTGGGTTCTTGTCCACGATGCCGCGCGTCCTTGTTTGCATGGTGACGATTTGGATCTTTTGTTGAACATTATTGGGCACAGCAAGATCGGGGGCATATTAGCAACACCGGTACGCGACACCATGAAACGGGCTATAGCGCCTGTTGCGGCTAGGGCGACCATCGCTCACACCGTAGAGCGGCAACAGCTTTGGCATGCTCTCACGCCGCAGTTTTTCCCGTTTGAATTGTTGAAAACCTGCTTATCACGTGCTATCGATGAAAAAGCAGAGATAACGGATGAGGCTGCTGCGCTGGAATATTGTGGCTATTATCCACAATTAATCAATGGTCGATCTGATAATATTAAGGTGACATACCCAGAAGATCTGGCCTTGGCCGAATTTTATTTAACCTATAGAGATCATCAGGAGTAA
- the ispF gene encoding 2-C-methyl-D-erythritol 2,4-cyclodiphosphate synthase: MRVGQGFDVHKFGGKKPLMIGAVAIPYKQGLLAHSDGDVLLHAVIDALLGAAALGDIGQLFPDTDPLLKDIDSSVLLRKAYDRVSEKGYRLANIDATIIAQAPKMAPYIPQMRDNLAKVLQCHKDDISIKATTTEKLGFIGREEGIACEAIALLIASC, translated from the coding sequence ATACGGGTAGGACAGGGTTTTGATGTACATAAATTTGGCGGTAAGAAGCCGTTGATGATTGGCGCTGTCGCTATTCCTTATAAACAGGGCTTATTGGCGCATTCTGACGGTGACGTATTATTGCACGCTGTTATTGATGCATTACTCGGCGCTGCTGCTCTCGGGGATATCGGTCAATTATTTCCTGATACTGATCCCTTGTTAAAAGATATCGATAGCTCTGTTTTACTACGTAAAGCTTACGATCGTGTTAGTGAAAAAGGTTATCGTCTGGCTAATATTGATGCCACCATTATTGCACAAGCACCTAAAATGGCACCTTATATTCCGCAGATGCGGGATAATCTCGCGAAGGTTCTGCAATGCCATAAGGATGATATTAGTATTAAGGCCACGACCACAGAAAAACTGGGTTTTATCGGACGTGAGGAAGGTATCGCCTGTGAAGCTATTGCCCTGTTGATTGCCTCTTGTTGA
- a CDS encoding protein-L-isoaspartate(D-aspartate) O-methyltransferase: MIKNMRTLLMQLRQQGIRDESLLQVIEAVPREHFVDEALAHKVYENIALPIGSGQTISQPYMVALMTELLQLTKTSRVLEIGTGSGYQTAILAHLVEHVCSVERIKGLQWQAKRRLKLLDLHNVSTRHGDGWQGWASRAPFDAIIVTAAPPEIPPLLLQQLDEEGILVLPVGEKNQTLKKVVKRHNKFSIELIEMVRFVPLVRGELA, from the coding sequence ATGATAAAAAATATGCGGACTTTGCTCATGCAACTGCGCCAACAAGGTATCCGCGATGAAAGCTTATTACAAGTTATCGAAGCAGTACCACGTGAACATTTTGTCGATGAAGCGCTTGCCCACAAGGTTTATGAAAATATAGCGTTACCAATAGGCTCAGGACAAACGATCTCGCAACCTTATATGGTGGCGCTTATGACAGAATTGCTACAGTTAACCAAAACTTCACGGGTATTGGAAATTGGCACGGGCTCTGGTTATCAGACAGCAATTCTGGCGCATTTGGTGGAACATGTCTGCTCGGTTGAACGTATCAAAGGGTTACAATGGCAAGCGAAACGTCGGCTTAAACTATTGGATCTGCACAATGTTTCTACCCGCCACGGTGATGGCTGGCAAGGGTGGGCATCGCGTGCACCCTTTGATGCCATCATTGTCACCGCGGCGCCGCCAGAAATTCCACCCCTGTTATTACAGCAATTGGATGAAGAGGGGATATTAGTACTACCGGTCGGAGAGAAAAATCAAACGTTAAAAAAAGTGGTTAAGCGCCACAATAAATTTTCTATTGAGCTGATAGAAATGGTGCGTTTTGTTCCGTTGGTTAGAGGAGAGCTGGCATAA
- the mutM gene encoding bifunctional DNA-formamidopyrimidine glycosylase/DNA-(apurinic or apyrimidinic site) lyase, with amino-acid sequence MPELPEVETSRRGIEPYLVGQTILCAIIRDPRLRWPISDEILRLTDQIVLSVQRRAKYLLLELPAGWIIIHLGMSGRLRVLPQGTAAEKHDHIDLVISNGKILRYNDPRRFGAWLWAENLASCRVFAQLGVEPLTTEFNEHYLFEKSRGKRTLIKPWLMNNKIVVGVGNIYASESLFFAGILPERPAGSLTKSESSLLVSTIKAVLLGSIEQGGTTLRDFLQSDGKPGYFAQQLQVYGRAGEHCHQCAHVIEIAKQGQRSTFFCRHCQH; translated from the coding sequence ATGCCGGAATTACCTGAAGTTGAAACCAGTCGCCGCGGGATAGAGCCGTATCTTGTCGGCCAAACAATCCTGTGTGCAATAATCAGGGACCCCCGTCTACGTTGGCCGATTTCCGATGAGATCCTCAGGCTGACTGATCAAATAGTCTTAAGTGTACAGCGTCGTGCCAAATATCTGCTGCTCGAACTGCCAGCGGGCTGGATTATTATTCATCTTGGTATGTCCGGTCGCCTGCGCGTGCTACCACAGGGGACGGCGGCCGAAAAGCATGATCACATTGATTTGGTGATAAGTAATGGCAAAATATTGCGCTATAACGATCCACGCCGTTTTGGTGCCTGGTTATGGGCTGAAAATCTCGCTAGCTGCCGTGTTTTCGCACAGTTAGGGGTAGAGCCTTTGACCACAGAATTTAACGAGCACTATCTATTTGAAAAGTCTCGAGGTAAACGTACGCTGATTAAGCCCTGGTTGATGAACAATAAAATTGTGGTGGGTGTGGGCAATATTTACGCCAGTGAATCGTTATTTTTTGCTGGGATTTTACCTGAACGTCCGGCAGGTTCATTAACGAAAAGCGAAAGCAGTCTATTGGTAAGCACTATCAAGGCGGTGTTACTCGGTTCCATCGAGCAAGGGGGAACCACGTTACGTGATTTTTTACAATCGGACGGCAAACCGGGCTATTTTGCCCAACAGTTACAGGTTTATGGTCGTGCGGGCGAACATTGTCATCAGTGTGCACATGTCATTGAAATAGCGAAACAGGGGCAACGCAGCACCTTTTTTTGTCGTCACTGCCAGCATTAG
- the coaD gene encoding pantetheine-phosphate adenylyltransferase: MTTQAIYPGTFDPITNGHLDLVTRAATLFEKVIVAIAVSSTKQPLFTLEERIALAKDVTRTLKNVEVIDFNGLMVNFAQEKKANILIRGLRSATDFDYECQLAKMNRHLMPELETLFLLPSEKYSFISSALVKEVAFHGGDIVSFLPASVTQALLAKVAR, from the coding sequence ATGACTACTCAAGCGATTTATCCTGGTACATTCGATCCCATCACCAATGGACACCTAGATTTAGTGACACGTGCCGCCACTCTATTCGAGAAGGTTATTGTGGCAATTGCTGTCAGTTCCACTAAGCAGCCGCTGTTTACTCTGGAAGAGCGTATTGCACTGGCAAAAGATGTCACTCGTACTCTTAAAAATGTCGAAGTTATTGATTTTAATGGATTAATGGTTAATTTTGCGCAAGAAAAAAAAGCCAATATCTTAATCCGTGGGCTACGTTCTGCTACAGATTTCGACTATGAATGCCAGCTAGCAAAGATGAATCGCCATTTGATGCCAGAGTTAGAAACCCTGTTCCTGTTGCCCTCGGAAAAATATTCATTCATCTCTTCAGCATTGGTAAAAGAAGTCGCCTTCCACGGTGGCGATATCGTTTCTTTTCTTCCTGCCTCCGTTACACAAGCCTTGTTAGCCAAGGTGGCGCGTTAA
- a CDS encoding glycosyltransferase family 2 protein → MNTKKRLSVVMITKNEAPLLIDCLLSVAWADEIVVLDSGSQDNTLLLAQHHGAKVYTNTDWQGFGKQRQLAQQYATSDYIFMIDADERMTPELKIAIETVLTTANNNAVYSCSRRNLFLGRFMRHGGWYPDQVTRLYPRQHYQYNDHAVHESLNCDPAEVTPLNGNLLHLTCRDFCTFQRKQLSYAEAWAVQRYQQGKSCHYLTIFAHAIGAFCRTWLLQAGFLDGKQGLLLAFVNAQYTFNKYTTLWSLHDQQKRKQQ, encoded by the coding sequence ATGAATACCAAAAAACGCTTGTCTGTGGTGATGATCACCAAAAATGAAGCGCCCTTATTGATTGACTGTCTACTTTCCGTTGCTTGGGCCGATGAGATAGTGGTGCTCGATTCAGGCAGTCAGGATAATACCCTACTCTTAGCTCAACATCATGGTGCAAAGGTCTATACAAATACCGATTGGCAAGGTTTTGGCAAACAGAGGCAATTAGCACAGCAATACGCCACCAGTGACTATATTTTTATGATCGATGCTGATGAAAGAATGACCCCCGAATTAAAAATCGCCATCGAAACGGTGCTCACGACGGCCAATAACAACGCAGTTTATAGCTGTAGCCGACGTAACCTTTTTTTAGGGCGATTTATGCGCCATGGTGGTTGGTATCCCGACCAGGTTACCCGTTTATATCCTCGTCAACACTATCAGTATAATGATCACGCTGTGCATGAATCACTAAATTGTGATCCCGCCGAAGTAACACCTCTCAACGGTAATCTGCTGCATCTGACCTGTCGCGATTTTTGTACCTTTCAACGAAAGCAACTTAGTTATGCCGAGGCCTGGGCAGTTCAGCGTTATCAACAAGGCAAAAGCTGTCATTATCTCACCATTTTTGCTCATGCTATCGGCGCTTTTTGTCGAACATGGTTATTACAGGCAGGGTTTCTCGATGGTAAACAAGGTTTGTTACTCGCTTTCGTTAATGCACAATATACTTTTAATAAATACACCACCCTATGGTCATTACATGATCAACAAAAAAGAAAACAACAATAG
- a CDS encoding IS5 family transposase (programmed frameshift): protein MKYEQIKVLEEEKFRRLTGVKRSTFEKMIKILNEADKCKQGKGGRKPKLGLEDRLLMALEYLREYRTYFHVSRSDGVSESTCYETIKWIENTLIKHPDFALPGRKALLKSDREYELVLIDATETPIERPKKKQKQFYSGKKKRPTLKTQVIVDKKSKAVICTSFTHGRRHDFRLFKESGVRIHPEIKTVTDTGYQGLGKIHSNSALPKKKTKKNPLTKEDKRNNRELSSQRVLNENVIGMIKRFKIVSDRYRNRRKRFGLRFNLIAATYNMEIR, encoded by the exons ATGAAATATGAACAAATAAAGGTATTGGAAGAGGAAAAATTTCGGCGCTTAACCGGAGTTAAACGCAGTACATTTGAAAAGATGATAAAGATATTGAATGAAGCAGATAAATGTAAGCAAGGGAAAGGAGGTCGGAAACCCAAGCTGGGTTTAGAAGATCGCTTATTAATGGCCCTTGAGTATCTACGGGAATATCGCACTTATTTTCATGTTAGCCGAAGCGATGGGGTGAGTGAGAGCACCTGCTATGAAACGATTAAATGGATAGAAAATACGCTAATAAAGCATCCTGATTTTGCACTCCCTGGACGCAAAGCTTTATTAAAAAGTGATAGGGAGTATGAGCTCGTTCTTATTGATGCCACAGAAACGCCGATTGAACGTCCCA AAAAAAAACAAAAGCAGTTTTACTCAGGAAAAAAGAAACGACCCACCTTAAAAACCCAAGTGATCGTCGATAAAAAAAGCAAAGCAGTCATCTGTACAAGCTTTACTCATGGGAGGCGTCATGATTTTAGGTTGTTCAAAGAGTCTGGCGTGCGAATACATCCTGAAATCAAAACAGTGACAGATACAGGTTACCAAGGGCTTGGCAAGATCCATTCAAACTCGGCGTTGCCTAAGAAAAAGACAAAGAAAAATCCCTTAACAAAAGAAGATAAACGCAACAATCGTGAGTTATCAAGCCAGCGTGTATTAAACGAAAATGTCATTGGTATGATTAAACGATTTAAAATCGTATCAGATCGTTATCGAAACAGGCGAAAACGTTTTGGATTACGATTTAATCTGATTGCAGCAACTTATAACATGGAAATTAGATAA
- a CDS encoding Tex family protein has translation MNEPLIRIIANEIQARSEQVISAIALLDEGNTVPFIARYRKEATDGLDDSQLRQLETRLSYLRELEDRRQIILKSISEQGKLTDQLVTAINGSISKTELEDLYLPYKPKRRTRGQIAIEAGLEPLADSLWHDPQQNPEQLASDYVDADKGVVDSKAALEGARYILMERFAQDARLLAKVREYLWKNAHLVAKVIAGKEQEGAKFRDYFDHHEPIAGVPSHRALAMFRGRNEGVLQLALDADPQFTTDMVGRTVQESQGERIITHHLDLRLNNAPADAWRKTVVNWTWRIKVLLHLETELMSRLREQAEEEAIKVFARNMQDLLMAAPAGMRTTMGLDPGLRTGVKVAVVDATGKLVATDTVYPHTGQTAKAAASVAALCIKHQVDLVAIGNGTASRETERFYNRLQKDHAAVTAQKVIVSEAGASVYSASELAALEFPDLDVAIRGAVSIARRLQDPLAELVKIDPKSIGVGQYQHDVSQSQLAKKLDTVVEDCVNAVGVDLNTASVPLLTRVAGLSKIMAQNIVNWRNEHGRFRNRQQLLTVARLGPKAFEQCAGFLRINHGDNPLDASTVHPETYPVVQRILTVTQQMLPDLMGNARILRNLHVCDFVTERFGVPTVTDILRELEKPGRDPRPEFKTATFTEGVETLDDLYPAMILEGTVTNVTNFGAFVDIGVHQDGLVHISSLADKFVDDPHKVVKTGDIVKVKVMEIDIQRKRIALTMRLNEQPGDTSARRGASNGDDNKNRQANRNNLPGKHTTKNKIDNSTTGNSAMSDALALALGKLRAP, from the coding sequence ATGAATGAACCCTTGATACGCATTATTGCGAACGAAATACAGGCTCGATCGGAGCAAGTTATCTCCGCTATCGCGTTGCTTGATGAAGGTAATACTGTACCTTTTATTGCGCGCTACCGTAAAGAAGCGACTGATGGTTTAGATGATAGCCAATTGCGTCAGTTGGAGACCCGTCTTAGCTATTTACGTGAATTAGAAGATCGCCGCCAGATCATCCTGAAATCTATTAGTGAACAAGGTAAGCTCACTGATCAACTGGTCACGGCTATTAATGGTTCGATCAGCAAAACTGAGTTGGAAGACTTGTATCTTCCCTACAAACCTAAACGTCGCACCCGTGGGCAAATCGCTATTGAGGCGGGCTTGGAGCCTCTGGCTGATAGTTTGTGGCATGATCCGCAACAAAACCCCGAGCAACTCGCTAGTGATTATGTGGATGCTGATAAAGGTGTGGTTGATAGTAAAGCTGCGCTGGAGGGAGCACGTTATATTTTAATGGAGCGTTTTGCCCAAGATGCCCGTTTGTTGGCAAAAGTGCGGGAATATCTGTGGAAAAATGCACATTTGGTCGCCAAAGTAATAGCCGGTAAGGAACAGGAAGGCGCCAAATTCCGTGATTATTTCGATCACCATGAACCTATTGCGGGAGTGCCATCCCACCGTGCGTTGGCAATGTTCCGCGGTCGTAATGAAGGCGTACTGCAACTGGCGTTAGATGCTGATCCGCAATTTACCACAGATATGGTTGGTCGTACTGTGCAAGAAAGCCAAGGTGAGCGGATCATTACCCATCATTTGGATCTGCGCCTGAATAATGCTCCGGCTGATGCCTGGCGCAAAACGGTTGTTAACTGGACTTGGCGCATCAAAGTATTGCTCCACCTAGAAACAGAGCTGATGAGTAGGTTACGGGAGCAAGCTGAAGAGGAAGCTATCAAAGTATTTGCCCGCAATATGCAAGATTTGCTGATGGCAGCGCCTGCCGGCATGCGAACTACTATGGGCCTGGATCCGGGTCTACGTACTGGTGTTAAAGTAGCGGTGGTTGATGCCACGGGTAAATTGGTGGCGACCGATACTGTTTATCCGCATACGGGTCAAACAGCAAAAGCCGCTGCCAGCGTAGCGGCTTTGTGTATCAAACATCAGGTTGACTTAGTCGCCATTGGCAATGGTACCGCTTCGCGCGAGACTGAGCGTTTTTACAATAGGTTGCAAAAAGACCACGCGGCGGTGACTGCTCAAAAAGTAATAGTCAGCGAAGCAGGTGCTTCGGTGTATTCAGCATCAGAACTGGCAGCGCTAGAATTCCCCGATCTTGATGTTGCTATCCGTGGTGCTGTCTCTATTGCCCGTCGTTTGCAGGATCCCTTGGCTGAATTGGTAAAAATCGATCCAAAATCCATCGGTGTCGGTCAGTATCAACATGATGTCAGCCAAAGCCAACTGGCGAAAAAACTGGATACTGTAGTAGAAGACTGTGTCAATGCTGTGGGCGTTGATCTGAATACGGCATCGGTACCGCTCCTGACCCGCGTGGCGGGCCTGAGCAAGATCATGGCACAGAATATTGTCAACTGGCGTAACGAGCATGGTCGCTTTCGTAATCGACAGCAATTGCTGACGGTGGCTCGTCTTGGACCTAAAGCGTTTGAGCAGTGTGCAGGTTTTTTACGTATTAATCATGGCGACAATCCGCTCGATGCTTCGACAGTACACCCGGAGACGTATCCAGTAGTACAACGTATTTTGACAGTTACTCAACAGATGTTGCCTGATCTAATGGGTAATGCCCGCATCTTGCGTAATCTACATGTTTGCGATTTTGTCACTGAGCGTTTTGGCGTACCTACTGTTACCGATATTCTGAGGGAACTAGAGAAACCAGGTCGTGATCCGCGCCCTGAGTTTAAAACGGCTACCTTTACGGAGGGTGTTGAAACCCTTGACGATCTCTATCCTGCGATGATCCTGGAAGGCACTGTTACTAACGTGACTAATTTTGGTGCTTTTGTGGATATTGGCGTGCATCAAGATGGTTTGGTGCACATTTCCTCATTGGCAGATAAATTTGTTGATGATCCTCATAAAGTGGTCAAAACTGGTGATATTGTCAAAGTCAAGGTGATGGAAATCGATATACAACGTAAACGCATCGCTTTGACGATGCGTTTGAATGAGCAGCCAGGGGACACGTCCGCCCGTCGTGGTGCCAGCAACGGTGACGACAATAAAAATCGCCAGGCTAATCGTAATAATCTACCTGGCAAACATACCACTAAAAATAAAATAGATAACTCAACAACAGGTAACAGCGCCATGAGTGATGCTCTGGCACTAGCCTTAGGCAAACTCCGTGCACCTTGA
- a CDS encoding ClpXP protease specificity-enhancing factor yields MKITSMRPRRPYLLRAFYDWLVDNELTPYLLVDTMQPHVQIPQGQASDNGRIVLNIGTAAVGNLKLGDTELSFQASFNQIACHIKIPIRAVLAIYAQENGVGTEFEPEDAYNTDVEVAAATLSGINSESLTASHKLTLINGDNTPRKIDDNSSDDDEPPRGGGRPALRVIK; encoded by the coding sequence ATGAAAATAACAAGCATGCGTCCACGCCGCCCTTACTTGTTGCGAGCGTTTTATGATTGGTTGGTTGACAATGAACTCACTCCCTATCTGCTGGTTGATACCATGCAACCTCATGTACAGATCCCCCAGGGGCAAGCTAGTGATAATGGACGAATTGTTTTGAATATTGGCACTGCAGCAGTAGGAAATTTAAAATTAGGTGATACCGAACTGAGTTTTCAGGCAAGCTTTAACCAGATCGCCTGCCATATCAAAATACCAATAAGAGCAGTATTGGCTATCTATGCCCAAGAAAATGGTGTGGGCACGGAATTCGAGCCAGAAGACGCATATAACACCGACGTAGAAGTAGCAGCGGCAACCCTGTCTGGTATTAACAGTGAAAGTTTAACAGCATCTCACAAATTAACACTGATTAATGGCGATAATACACCCAGAAAAATTGATGATAATTCGTCCGATGACGACGAGCCACCACGGGGGGGAGGACGCCCAGCATTACGAGTAATTAAATAG
- the sspA gene encoding stringent starvation protein SspA yields MAVAANKRSVMTLFSGSTDISSHQVRIVLAEKGVGIQIEDVNLDNPPQDLRDLNPSCTVPTLVERDLTLYPSLNILEYLDERYPHPPLMPVYPIARARSRLLMHGIKNDWYSLQTKIEQANTQEATAARQQLSEALLEIAPTFKTFSYFMSHEFSLVDCFLAPLLWRLKVLEVDNLLNCKESAKELKSYMSRVFERESFLASLTEPEREMRPKG; encoded by the coding sequence ATGGCTGTCGCTGCCAACAAACGTTCGGTGATGACGTTGTTTTCCGGTTCGACCGACATTTCTAGCCATCAAGTACGTATCGTACTGGCGGAAAAAGGTGTTGGTATTCAAATTGAGGATGTCAACCTCGATAATCCGCCACAAGATTTGCGCGATCTCAATCCTTCTTGCACCGTTCCAACTTTGGTAGAACGAGACCTAACACTATATCCGTCCCTTAACATTCTGGAATACTTGGATGAGCGCTATCCGCATCCACCCCTGATGCCGGTTTATCCGATAGCCCGTGCCAGAAGTCGTTTGCTGATGCACGGTATAAAAAATGACTGGTATTCATTGCAAACTAAAATCGAACAGGCTAATACCCAGGAAGCAACGGCGGCACGTCAACAGTTGAGCGAAGCATTATTAGAAATTGCGCCAACGTTCAAAACATTTTCTTACTTTATGAGTCATGAATTCAGCTTGGTGGATTGCTTCCTGGCTCCATTGCTATGGCGTTTAAAGGTACTGGAAGTCGATAATTTACTAAACTGTAAAGAAAGTGCTAAAGAACTAAAAAGCTACATGAGCCGCGTTTTTGAGCGTGAAAGCTTTCTGGCCTCACTCACTGAACCTGAACGTGAAATGCGTCCAAAAGGTTAA
- the rpsI gene encoding 30S ribosomal protein S9, with product MAENQYYGTGRRKTSCARVFARPGSGKISINQRTLENYFGRETARMVVRQPLKLVDMEEKFDLYITVKGGGISGQAGAIRHGITRALMKYDECLRGAMRSAGFVTRDSRQVERKKVGLRKARRRPQFSKR from the coding sequence ATGGCTGAAAATCAATATTACGGCACTGGTCGTCGCAAAACTTCTTGCGCCCGCGTCTTTGCTAGACCGGGTAGCGGTAAGATCTCAATTAACCAACGTACTCTGGAGAACTACTTCGGTCGCGAAACAGCTCGTATGGTGGTGCGTCAACCGTTGAAACTTGTAGACATGGAAGAAAAATTTGACTTATACATCACGGTAAAAGGTGGTGGTATCTCAGGTCAAGCGGGGGCTATTCGTCATGGCATTACCCGTGCACTGATGAAATATGACGAATGTCTACGTGGTGCAATGCGTAGCGCCGGCTTCGTAACACGTGATTCACGTCAAGTTGAGCGTAAAAAAGTGGGTCTGCGCAAAGCACGCCGTCGCCCACAGTTTTCCAAGCGTTAA
- the rplM gene encoding 50S ribosomal protein L13, whose amino-acid sequence MGRLVAKPEILERHWYVVDAAGKTLGRLATELAHRLRGKHKAEYTPHVDTGDYIVVLNAEKITVTGNKRKEKIYYRYTGYVGGLKQATFEEMIARHPERVIEIAVKGMLPKGPLGREMYRKLKVYAGNEHQHAAQQPQVLNI is encoded by the coding sequence TTGGGCCGTTTGGTAGCTAAACCAGAAATTTTAGAACGTCACTGGTATGTTGTTGATGCTGCTGGTAAAACGTTGGGTCGTCTCGCAACTGAGCTGGCTCACCGCTTACGCGGGAAGCATAAAGCGGAATATACTCCACACGTTGATACTGGCGATTATATTGTCGTGCTAAACGCGGAGAAAATTACGGTAACGGGTAACAAACGCAAAGAAAAAATTTATTACCGTTACACCGGTTACGTCGGTGGTCTTAAACAAGCGACCTTTGAAGAAATGATTGCCCGCCACCCTGAGCGAGTGATTGAGATCGCGGTTAAAGGCATGTTACCGAAAGGGCCTTTGGGTCGTGAAATGTACCGTAAACTTAAAGTTTACGCAGGTAACGAGCACCAACACGCGGCACAACAACCGCAAGTTCTGAACATTTAA